Proteins co-encoded in one Parafrankia irregularis genomic window:
- a CDS encoding proton-conducting transporter transmembrane domain-containing protein: MILAVTPLLVAIGLLGGSVAVRRSADPRAARATATWCVAVALGVIAVAMLAERLGAWPGGAGGVVLLAPGSGRWMPFVTCLAGLAATALATVTSDSPWTSHSPRTFARTLLVLACGTAATASDGPGTALASWALSAVVVWRELVDAADPSGAGPARVFGLHHLLGVGACAVGLLLPGPLGPTAAAVLVTFGVGVRQCLVPLHLWHGCLVGPGSPKGSGAAAGPGSAARRSSAAGPGSRARYGSPVGYGAPAGSVPPGLLVAFTAGPSGLLLLPEVARLLHGQAWAGWVVAASGVTALLGAGLGLVAHDVRTALAQVGLALSGVVSCGALAGSVFGTAGHGPAGDPGVALVGAVLAWQVGAVATGGAVMIAAATEARRGPMALIGPGGCFARTPRLAVAFLLFGLTAVGYPATVGFVWEDLVLDGVGTWFVLLAAVLVLAVAGSGATVMKWYFAGYTGRRDHVGEHDLTVREFRAVTVLLVLLLLAQIHPAGLLPVL, translated from the coding sequence GTGATCCTGGCGGTCACGCCGCTTCTGGTCGCGATCGGCCTGCTCGGTGGCTCGGTCGCGGTGCGCCGGAGCGCTGATCCGCGGGCTGCCCGGGCCACCGCGACCTGGTGCGTCGCCGTCGCGCTGGGCGTCATCGCCGTGGCGATGCTGGCCGAGCGGCTGGGCGCCTGGCCGGGTGGAGCCGGTGGAGTCGTGCTGCTCGCGCCGGGGAGCGGGCGGTGGATGCCGTTCGTCACCTGCCTCGCCGGGCTCGCCGCCACCGCCCTCGCTACGGTGACGTCCGACTCGCCGTGGACGTCACACTCACCGCGCACCTTCGCCCGGACGCTGCTCGTCCTGGCCTGCGGCACCGCCGCGACCGCGTCCGACGGGCCCGGCACGGCGCTTGCCTCGTGGGCGCTGTCCGCCGTGGTCGTGTGGCGTGAGCTGGTCGATGCGGCCGATCCGTCCGGGGCCGGGCCGGCGCGGGTGTTCGGGCTGCACCATCTGCTCGGGGTTGGCGCGTGTGCCGTGGGGCTGCTGCTGCCCGGGCCGCTCGGGCCGACCGCCGCGGCTGTGCTGGTCACGTTCGGCGTCGGTGTCCGGCAATGCCTGGTGCCGTTGCATCTGTGGCACGGCTGCCTCGTCGGACCCGGCTCTCCCAAAGGTTCTGGCGCGGCCGCAGGGCCTGGCTCTGCCGCACGGCGTAGCTCCGCCGCAGGGCCTGGCTCTCGCGCTCGGTACGGCTCGCCGGTCGGGTACGGCGCTCCCGCGGGTTCGGTGCCGCCCGGTCTCCTCGTCGCGTTCACGGCTGGTCCGTCCGGTCTGCTGTTGCTGCCGGAGGTCGCGCGGCTGCTGCACGGGCAGGCCTGGGCCGGCTGGGTCGTCGCCGCAAGTGGGGTGACCGCCCTGCTGGGGGCGGGTCTCGGCCTGGTGGCACACGACGTCCGTACCGCGCTCGCCCAGGTTGGGCTGGCGCTGAGCGGAGTGGTCAGCTGCGGGGCGCTGGCCGGTTCGGTGTTCGGGACGGCGGGGCACGGGCCGGCGGGTGATCCCGGTGTCGCCCTGGTGGGGGCGGTGCTGGCCTGGCAGGTCGGCGCGGTCGCGACCGGCGGCGCGGTCATGATCGCGGCCGCGACGGAGGCGCGGCGCGGCCCGATGGCGCTGATCGGCCCAGGGGGCTGTTTCGCACGGACGCCCCGGCTCGCTGTGGCCTTCCTGCTGTTCGGCCTCACCGCGGTCGGCTACCCGGCGACCGTCGGCTTCGTCTGGGAGGACCTGGTCCTCGACGGCGTCGGCACCTGGTTCGTGCTGCTCGCGGCGGTGCTCGTGCTCGCGGTCGCGGGTTCCGGCGCGACCGTCATGAAGTGGTATTTCGCGGGCTATACGGGGCGGCGAGATCATGTGGGTGAGCACGACCTGACCGTGCGCGAGTTCCGTGCGGTCACCGTCCTGCTGGTGCTGCTCCTGCTCGCTCAGATCCACCCGGCGGGGCTGCTGCCCGTGCTCTGA
- a CDS encoding proton-conducting transporter transmembrane domain-containing protein: MSGGFGTGLLPATLVLAVAVPGVAVVLLGSLMWFGRIRSERVTTTVVATSFSVVTFACLVLAAAVAVSGGEAVDAAVGPWFGTPDHSFTWHLSADPLSAPFALVAAALVGLTGAVSARYLHREPGFTRFHLLLLLFGGAVELVVLAGDPPTLYFGWELVGLTSALLIAFFAERPAPVRHGLRAFLTYRACDAGLLVAVVWLGHLASGTASGASGVGGAGGGGGPQHHTHGWDGVLAAPAVLAHAPALAFLLLLAVLGKSALVPVGGWLPRAMEGPTPSSAVFYGAVSVHLGPYLLLRADPLLDHTPLARLALVVVGALTALHAAVVSRAQSDVKSALAYGSMTQVGLIVAEIGLGLHTLALTHTLVHATLRCAQILRSPSALRDSQRLEQAQRGAPTSASGPGRNMAIVPARWQPRLYRYAFERGDADVVLRQVGGAAARALTAIDRWQRQAVEVIGGRSEAVAQPGTGAGPGAGSGFGPASGFVPAAAGPPRGGASWVPAASTEPVHGDWWPWATMETLPTVATAGVNEARLGPEPEPEPEPEPEPEPEPDGEAEVRLRPEAKGGPAPGSGSAPVADADAGSVDGADADHPTAPRRTGQRAQDGSGPYGADTYAPDLPDLPGLTALPRRIPSQAGPAAVSRPGEPLAVPETTRPSTPPRLPVPRPAAEDLARQLPSPASSAPGTTPQDHITQDSIDDGTVDADTAEMPLTSLGAAGRPTDAGVIEPTDDIEPTDDIERADGIAPTDDIEAGGVAEPVDVVGEDRPASHGALAEPALAEPASADPAATDRAATDRAGGPASDSTGGRGPGLRPRWPDGQSSRRLTARNDGPGGGTRPARHLDEPPRFPTDVRPVRPRSGGPW; the protein is encoded by the coding sequence ATGAGCGGCGGTTTCGGAACCGGGCTCCTGCCCGCGACCCTGGTCCTGGCGGTTGCCGTGCCCGGGGTGGCCGTCGTCCTTCTCGGCAGCCTGATGTGGTTCGGACGGATCCGCTCCGAACGGGTGACCACCACCGTTGTCGCCACCTCGTTCAGCGTGGTGACCTTCGCCTGCCTGGTGCTCGCCGCTGCGGTGGCGGTCAGTGGCGGCGAGGCCGTGGACGCGGCCGTCGGCCCCTGGTTCGGTACACCCGACCACAGCTTCACCTGGCATCTGAGCGCGGACCCGCTGTCCGCACCCTTCGCGCTCGTCGCGGCCGCCCTCGTCGGCCTGACCGGCGCGGTATCCGCCCGCTACCTGCATCGGGAGCCCGGCTTCACCCGCTTCCACCTGCTGCTGCTCCTGTTCGGCGGCGCGGTGGAACTCGTGGTCCTGGCCGGTGACCCGCCGACGCTGTACTTCGGCTGGGAACTGGTCGGACTCACCTCCGCCCTGCTCATCGCCTTCTTCGCCGAACGGCCTGCGCCGGTGCGCCACGGGCTGCGAGCCTTCCTGACCTACCGGGCCTGTGACGCCGGGCTGCTCGTCGCGGTGGTCTGGCTCGGGCACCTCGCGAGCGGCACCGCGAGTGGCGCGAGCGGTGTCGGCGGCGCGGGCGGTGGCGGCGGGCCGCAGCACCACACCCACGGCTGGGACGGTGTGCTGGCAGCCCCGGCGGTGCTCGCGCACGCGCCGGCCCTGGCCTTTCTGCTGCTCCTGGCCGTGCTGGGCAAGTCCGCGCTCGTGCCCGTCGGCGGCTGGCTCCCGCGCGCTATGGAAGGGCCGACGCCGTCCAGCGCGGTCTTCTACGGGGCGGTGTCAGTCCACCTGGGCCCCTATCTCCTGCTGCGCGCCGACCCGCTGCTCGATCACACCCCGCTCGCGCGGCTGGCACTGGTCGTCGTCGGCGCGCTCACCGCCCTGCACGCCGCGGTTGTCAGCCGGGCCCAGAGCGACGTCAAGAGTGCGCTGGCCTACGGGTCGATGACCCAGGTCGGGCTGATCGTCGCCGAGATCGGACTGGGCCTGCACACCCTTGCCCTGACGCACACCCTCGTCCACGCGACGCTGCGCTGTGCTCAGATCCTTCGTTCACCCAGCGCGCTGCGTGACAGCCAGCGCCTGGAGCAGGCACAGCGTGGTGCCCCTACATCCGCTTCCGGGCCGGGACGAAACATGGCGATCGTGCCCGCACGATGGCAGCCCCGGCTCTACCGGTACGCGTTCGAGAGGGGAGACGCAGACGTGGTGCTTCGCCAGGTCGGAGGTGCGGCCGCGCGTGCGCTGACAGCGATAGACCGCTGGCAGCGGCAGGCCGTGGAGGTGATCGGCGGAAGGTCCGAGGCCGTGGCACAACCGGGGACCGGAGCCGGGCCGGGCGCCGGCTCCGGATTCGGCCCCGCTTCCGGGTTCGTGCCTGCCGCGGCGGGCCCGCCTCGCGGCGGAGCGTCGTGGGTGCCGGCCGCGTCGACGGAGCCAGTCCACGGCGACTGGTGGCCCTGGGCGACGATGGAAACCCTGCCGACTGTCGCTACAGCCGGTGTGAACGAGGCCAGGCTCGGCCCCGAGCCCGAGCCCGAGCCCGAGCCCGAGCCCGAGCCCGAGCCCGAGCCCGACGGCGAGGCCGAGGTCAGGCTTCGTCCGGAGGCGAAGGGGGGCCCGGCTCCTGGTTCCGGCTCCGCTCCTGTTGCTGATGCGGACGCGGGTTCGGTGGACGGGGCCGACGCGGACCATCCCACGGCACCGCGGCGCACCGGCCAGCGGGCTCAGGACGGATCAGGCCCCTACGGCGCGGACACCTACGCCCCCGACCTGCCCGACCTGCCCGGCCTGACCGCGCTGCCTCGACGGATTCCCAGCCAGGCAGGTCCGGCGGCGGTCTCCCGGCCCGGGGAGCCGTTGGCCGTCCCTGAAACGACCCGGCCGTCCACACCGCCGCGGCTGCCGGTGCCGCGGCCCGCTGCCGAGGACCTCGCCCGCCAGCTTCCGAGCCCGGCCAGTTCCGCACCGGGCACCACGCCGCAGGATCACATCACCCAGGACAGCATCGACGACGGCACCGTGGACGCGGATACCGCGGAGATGCCCCTGACGTCCCTCGGCGCGGCCGGCAGGCCGACCGACGCCGGCGTCATCGAGCCCACGGATGACATCGAGCCCACGGATGACATCGAGCGCGCGGATGGCATCGCGCCCACGGATGACATCGAGGCCGGCGGTGTCGCCGAGCCGGTGGACGTCGTCGGCGAGGACCGTCCCGCGTCGCACGGCGCGCTCGCGGAGCCTGCGCTGGCAGAGCCCGCATCGGCGGATCCCGCGGCGACGGACCGTGCGGCGACGGACCGTGCAGGTGGGCCGGCGTCCGACAGCACCGGCGGTCGTGGGCCGGGCCTGCGGCCCCGGTGGCCCGACGGCCAGTCGTCGCGTCGCCTGACGGCCCGCAACGACGGGCCCGGTGGCGGTACTCGGCCGGCGCGCCACCTGGACGAGCCGCCACGGTTTCCCACCGACGTCCGTCCTGTCCGTCCCCGCTCCGGAGGGCCGTGGTGA
- a CDS encoding DUF2309 domain-containing protein produces the protein MAHVEDQTELIVHIVEEVAELLPPQAPLGYFSHHNPLHALEELPFPQAVERAGALLGTAAFQTERAFSDHLSSGRILTRDLVAVLDQHGGPGGDASASAGDAEILPGGPTWNDFRLARLGLFVDVPSAPAVSWRLADGGELSHFHPLVSPARREELTRQARRRFPASRRRSPRGRAAERKALRAALLSALWGDLLRCVPPAPPRAVPLRRRDQLLHHFGVDIDEMIHPVLIRLCAAFLDQGMAAWELPHREDGLLTAFRHLFGTLGATREPHWSGLAAHLRRQLRQGWTAERTVTWALRALRVPVPVWPEAVRATLMSLRGWAGMVRQFEAHPDRAPSQPSPARLVDLLAVQLTLEVVVVRHLLGQTIGPDATPEDLGPLGDGAPAGPTGEARPDRPAQDLAAPGMAVPGRSAPDLELVYEAFVLAQIMDVETEALGDPRWARAWLGAVADLGSRRRRWLLHLAYERRYRTEILDALTAHDRRFPELGLGAGAEAEAETEAGAGAGAGDGGASEAAFQAVFCMDEREESLRRHLEEIHPRVRTYGAAGFFGVAMAYQGLDDVRPRALCPVSVTPHNLVVEQAVDQAELIAYQQTRRRDAHRHHILSAARGRSGRPTGHNAVAGLARLVPLVVGAVAPRAVGERARMLCPHDRPGPWPRTRLAVEASEGVEAGGVESGSSAGAGAVVGGAGLVPGVGAGPLRLGFTVDEMTEIVDTLLTTIGMTGPTGGVVLVIGHGSSSVNNPHAAAYDCSATGGGRSGPNARAFAAMANHPRVRAALARRGRLIGPDTWFVAGHHDTCEGSLTCYDTDLVPAGSQAALATATEALRAAVQLDAHERCRRFESVGADVAADTAHAHVRGRSADIAQSRPEYGHSTNATCVIGRRSRTRGLYLDRRSFLVSYDPTADHDGSVLTRLLLSTAPVGAGISLEYYFSAVDPTGFGAGSKLPHNISGLVGVMDGHASDLRTGMPWQSVEIHEPMRLLMIVEAEPDLLASIVRGHPHLRRLVDGGWIQLAAWDPHSPRTWLHVDGRFEPHQPESLRLPMVARSEHYYAGQRDHLPPAHVLAACEPARVDIPAQAPSPQLSSERQSSEQWADIPEQPRLPSRWLDAPFPDRPDGP, from the coding sequence ATGGCCCACGTCGAGGATCAGACCGAACTGATCGTCCACATCGTCGAGGAGGTCGCCGAGCTCCTGCCGCCCCAGGCACCACTCGGGTACTTCTCCCACCACAACCCGCTGCACGCCCTGGAGGAGCTCCCGTTCCCGCAGGCGGTCGAGCGTGCCGGCGCGCTGCTGGGAACGGCGGCGTTCCAGACCGAGCGGGCCTTCTCCGACCACCTTTCGTCCGGCCGGATCCTCACCCGGGACCTCGTGGCCGTGCTGGACCAGCACGGCGGGCCGGGCGGTGACGCGTCCGCTTCCGCAGGGGACGCCGAGATCCTCCCCGGCGGGCCGACCTGGAACGACTTCCGGCTCGCCCGGCTCGGCCTGTTCGTCGACGTCCCCAGCGCCCCCGCGGTCTCCTGGCGGCTCGCGGACGGCGGCGAGCTCAGCCACTTCCATCCACTCGTCTCCCCGGCCCGGCGCGAGGAGCTCACCCGACAGGCAAGGCGGCGCTTCCCGGCGTCCCGGCGGCGGTCCCCGCGCGGCCGCGCCGCCGAGCGCAAAGCGCTGCGGGCCGCGCTGTTGAGTGCCCTGTGGGGCGATCTGCTGCGGTGCGTGCCGCCCGCCCCACCGCGGGCCGTCCCGCTGCGTCGCCGTGACCAGTTGCTCCACCACTTCGGCGTCGACATCGACGAGATGATCCATCCGGTACTGATCAGGTTGTGCGCGGCCTTCCTCGACCAGGGGATGGCCGCCTGGGAGCTGCCGCACCGGGAGGACGGCCTGCTCACAGCCTTCCGTCACCTGTTCGGAACGCTCGGGGCAACCCGGGAGCCGCACTGGTCCGGGCTCGCCGCGCACCTGCGCCGGCAGCTGCGCCAGGGCTGGACCGCCGAACGCACGGTGACCTGGGCGCTGCGGGCGCTGCGGGTCCCCGTGCCGGTATGGCCGGAGGCCGTCCGGGCGACGCTGATGTCGCTGCGTGGCTGGGCGGGTATGGTCCGCCAGTTCGAGGCCCATCCCGACCGGGCACCGTCGCAGCCGTCGCCCGCCCGCCTTGTGGACCTGCTCGCCGTCCAGCTCACGCTGGAGGTCGTGGTCGTTCGTCACCTGCTGGGCCAGACGATCGGCCCGGACGCCACCCCGGAGGACCTCGGCCCGCTCGGTGACGGCGCCCCGGCGGGGCCGACCGGCGAGGCCCGGCCCGACCGGCCCGCCCAGGATCTGGCCGCCCCCGGTATGGCCGTCCCCGGTCGGTCCGCTCCCGATCTGGAGCTGGTCTACGAGGCGTTCGTGCTCGCACAGATCATGGACGTCGAGACCGAGGCGCTCGGGGACCCGCGGTGGGCCCGGGCCTGGCTGGGTGCGGTCGCGGACCTCGGCTCCCGGCGACGGCGCTGGCTGCTGCACCTGGCCTATGAACGGCGCTACCGCACCGAGATCCTCGACGCGCTGACCGCGCACGACCGCCGCTTCCCCGAGCTCGGGCTCGGTGCCGGTGCCGAGGCCGAGGCCGAGACCGAGGCCGGAGCTGGGGCTGGGGCCGGGGATGGCGGCGCGTCCGAGGCCGCCTTCCAGGCCGTGTTCTGCATGGACGAACGGGAGGAGTCGCTGCGCCGGCACCTGGAGGAGATCCACCCGCGGGTGCGCACGTACGGAGCGGCGGGGTTCTTCGGTGTCGCCATGGCCTACCAGGGACTCGACGACGTCCGGCCACGGGCGCTGTGCCCGGTGTCGGTCACGCCGCACAACCTGGTCGTCGAGCAGGCCGTGGACCAGGCGGAGCTGATCGCCTATCAGCAGACCCGGCGCCGGGACGCCCACCGCCACCACATCCTGTCGGCCGCCCGGGGCAGGTCCGGTCGGCCGACCGGCCACAACGCGGTCGCCGGGCTGGCCCGGCTGGTTCCGCTGGTCGTCGGTGCGGTGGCCCCGCGGGCCGTCGGTGAACGCGCCCGGATGCTGTGCCCCCATGACCGCCCCGGCCCCTGGCCGCGGACTCGACTGGCCGTCGAGGCCAGCGAGGGCGTCGAGGCCGGAGGGGTCGAATCCGGGTCCAGTGCCGGTGCCGGTGCGGTGGTGGGCGGCGCGGGGCTGGTGCCCGGTGTGGGCGCGGGTCCGCTGCGGCTCGGCTTCACGGTCGACGAGATGACGGAGATCGTCGACACCCTGCTCACGACGATCGGGATGACCGGGCCGACCGGTGGTGTGGTCCTCGTGATCGGGCACGGATCGTCCAGCGTCAACAACCCGCACGCGGCCGCGTACGACTGCAGCGCGACCGGTGGCGGCCGCAGCGGCCCGAACGCGCGGGCGTTCGCGGCGATGGCGAACCATCCACGGGTACGGGCGGCGCTCGCCCGTCGCGGCCGTCTGATCGGCCCGGACACCTGGTTCGTCGCAGGCCATCACGACACCTGCGAAGGCTCCCTGACCTGCTACGACACCGACCTCGTCCCGGCCGGTTCGCAGGCGGCGCTGGCCACCGCGACCGAGGCGCTGCGCGCGGCCGTCCAACTCGACGCGCACGAGCGCTGCCGACGCTTCGAGTCGGTGGGGGCCGACGTCGCCGCCGACACCGCGCACGCCCATGTGCGGGGGCGGTCGGCCGACATCGCGCAGTCGCGGCCGGAGTACGGGCACAGCACCAACGCCACCTGCGTGATCGGCCGGCGCTCCCGCACCCGCGGGCTGTACCTGGACCGCCGGTCGTTCCTCGTCTCCTACGACCCCACCGCCGATCACGACGGCTCCGTGCTCACCCGGCTGCTGCTGTCCACCGCACCGGTCGGAGCCGGCATCAGCCTCGAGTACTACTTCAGCGCGGTGGACCCGACCGGCTTCGGCGCCGGGTCCAAGCTGCCCCACAACATCAGCGGCCTGGTCGGTGTCATGGACGGGCACGCCTCCGACCTGCGTACCGGCATGCCCTGGCAGTCGGTGGAGATCCACGAGCCGATGCGGCTGCTGATGATCGTGGAGGCGGAGCCCGACCTGCTGGCGTCCATCGTGCGGGGGCACCCGCACCTGCGCCGGCTCGTCGACGGCGGCTGGATCCAGCTCGCGGCCTGGGACCCGCACTCGCCGCGGACCTGGCTCCATGTCGACGGCCGCTTCGAACCACACCAGCCGGAGAGCCTGCGCCTCCCGATGGTCGCCCGGTCGGAGCACTACTACGCCGGACAGCGCGATCACCTGCCGCCCGCACACGTGCTCGCGGCGTGTGAGCCAGCGCGGGTGGACATCCCGGCGCAGGCGCCGTCGCCGCAGCTGTCGTCGGAGCGGCAGTCGTCGGAGCAGTGGGCGGACATCCCGGAGCAGCCGCGACTGCCGTCACGGTGGCTCGACGCCCCCTTCCCGGACAGGCCGGACGGACCATGA
- a CDS encoding winged helix-turn-helix transcriptional regulator has product MSRTARECSIANALAVVGERWSLLALREVMLGARRFDQIVENTGASRDILAARLRSLVAAGVLEKRQYSEHPPRHEYLATEAGRALQPVLLGLMDWGDRYVTAGPPPTVWRHSCGAELRPRCVCASCGEQVEANGVTPVRLGEVRPVTEVRPTG; this is encoded by the coding sequence ATGAGCAGGACGGCCCGGGAGTGCTCGATCGCGAACGCCCTCGCCGTCGTCGGGGAGCGGTGGAGCCTGCTGGCCCTGCGGGAGGTCATGCTGGGCGCACGCCGGTTCGACCAGATCGTCGAGAACACGGGCGCGAGCCGGGACATCCTGGCCGCGAGGCTGCGGTCGCTGGTCGCGGCGGGGGTGTTGGAGAAGCGCCAGTACAGCGAGCATCCGCCGCGTCACGAGTATCTGGCGACGGAGGCCGGCCGGGCACTGCAGCCCGTGCTGCTGGGTCTCATGGACTGGGGCGACCGGTACGTCACGGCCGGCCCGCCGCCGACCGTGTGGCGGCATTCCTGCGGCGCCGAGCTGCGGCCACGCTGCGTGTGCGCGAGCTGCGGCGAGCAGGTGGAGGCGAACGGTGTCACGCCCGTCCGCCTCGGCGAGGTGAGGCCGGTCACCGAGGTGCGGCCGACGGGCTGA
- a CDS encoding glutathione peroxidase, with amino-acid sequence MTVHDFTVEASDGTPRPLSEYAGKTLLIVNVASKCGLTPQYEGLEALYRDLKGRGLEVLGFPCNQFGGQEPGTNAEIQEFCSTNFDVTFPVLGKVEVNGPDAAPLYTYLRSEAPGDFGPESGFLYEHIKRSRPEAIGTDEVKWNFTKFLVDGDGKVVRRFEPTVTPEELRGELDGALA; translated from the coding sequence ATGACTGTCCATGACTTCACCGTCGAGGCGTCGGACGGCACCCCCCGCCCGCTGAGTGAGTACGCCGGCAAGACGCTGCTGATCGTCAACGTTGCCAGCAAGTGCGGCCTCACGCCGCAGTACGAAGGTCTCGAAGCGCTCTACCGGGATCTCAAGGGTCGTGGCCTGGAGGTCCTCGGCTTCCCCTGCAACCAGTTCGGCGGCCAGGAGCCCGGCACCAACGCCGAGATCCAGGAGTTCTGCTCGACGAACTTCGACGTGACGTTCCCGGTGCTCGGTAAGGTCGAGGTGAACGGGCCCGACGCGGCTCCGCTGTACACCTACCTGCGCTCGGAGGCCCCCGGTGACTTCGGGCCGGAGTCGGGCTTCCTCTACGAGCACATCAAGCGCTCGCGGCCCGAGGCCATCGGTACCGACGAGGTCAAGTGGAACTTCACGAAGTTCCTGGTGGACGGCGACGGCAAGGTCGTGCGTCGCTTCGAGCCGACCGTCACGCCCGAGGAACTGCGCGGCGAGCTCGACGGCGCCCTCGCGTAG
- a CDS encoding GNAT family N-acetyltransferase, with the protein MGPTGASPSPSALPGASLGSVAVTTPEAALDNPVWASLTGVHTALAIVHGRAARYPSDISPFAAVSDDTDPAAWADLADLVGPGVLLGCAGLRSLPPPGWDIVMAVPAVQLLGDDVAGRPDPEAVRLGAQDVPEMLDLVARTQPGPFERRTIELGAYLGIRRGGRLVAMAGERMRFPGRTEISAVCTDPVHRGAGFATRLIRATAMGILARGDRPFLHVMVSNMDAIRLYEDLGFRVRREMSFVQLRTPTH; encoded by the coding sequence ATGGGTCCGACGGGCGCAAGCCCGAGCCCGAGTGCGTTGCCGGGCGCGAGCCTGGGGTCGGTGGCAGTCACCACTCCGGAGGCGGCACTCGACAACCCGGTCTGGGCGTCGCTGACGGGCGTACACACTGCGCTGGCCATCGTGCACGGGCGCGCGGCGCGTTACCCCTCCGATATCTCGCCGTTCGCCGCGGTGAGCGACGACACCGATCCGGCCGCGTGGGCCGACCTCGCCGATCTGGTGGGGCCGGGTGTCCTCCTCGGCTGCGCGGGTCTGAGGTCACTGCCGCCTCCGGGGTGGGACATCGTGATGGCGGTCCCCGCCGTTCAGCTGCTCGGCGATGACGTGGCCGGCCGTCCGGACCCCGAGGCGGTTCGCCTGGGAGCGCAGGACGTGCCGGAGATGCTCGACCTGGTCGCCCGGACCCAGCCGGGTCCGTTCGAGCGGCGCACCATCGAACTGGGTGCCTACCTGGGCATCCGGCGCGGCGGGCGGCTCGTCGCGATGGCAGGGGAGCGGATGCGATTCCCGGGTCGTACCGAGATCAGTGCCGTGTGCACCGATCCGGTGCACCGCGGGGCCGGTTTCGCCACCCGCCTGATCAGGGCGACGGCCATGGGCATCCTCGCCCGTGGCGACCGACCCTTCCTCCACGTGATGGTCTCGAACATGGACGCGATCCGGCTCTACGAGGACCTCGGCTTCCGGGTCCGCCGCGAGATGTCGTTCGTCCAGCTGCGCACCCCGACACACTGA